GGCGGCCCGGGCCACGCTCTACGAGGTCGTCTGCCAGGACACGAACGAGGAGGACCGCTCGCGCCGGCGGCGGAGAAGCGATGCTTACGAGCGAACAAGCCATCGTCGCGTATGAGGGAAGCCGCGCGGTCCCCGATCGGCTGACCCGCCGCACCCACGCGCAGTACGAGGGCTACGCGCGGCAGATGCTGCTCGCCTACCGGCAGGGCGCAGGGAAGACCCGCAGGGAGCTCCATCGCTCGGTGGAAGGCATCCTGGCGAACGAGCCGGACTGCGAGACGCGACGGGTGCAGGCCTTCTGCAAGCTCCTCGATGACGCAAGCCAGTTCGACAGCGACCCGACGGGGAGGGCCGCGAAGCTCCGCCTTCAGGTCTTCGAATTCGCAGCCAAGCTCCACCCGCTCGTCGAACGGCGCGACCAGCTCTTCGAGAACACCGAGGCGGAGGCCAAGGCCCGTATCGCCGAGCAGTTGGGCCGGCCCTGGGACGAGATCGAGGGGAGCCTCCACGCGGACGTGCTGGACTTCCAGTGCCTGCGGGCCTTCGAGCCGGGCTATGCGGACGCGGCGGCCCTCCTCGCCCGCTACAACGTGGCACAGGTCCAGGCCTGCCTCTATCGTGCGGAGCAAGTCATCATCACCGCAGGGGCCGACTTCAAGACGCTCCTGCGCTACGCCAAGCTCGCCCAGCTTCTCCACGACCTTCGGCGCCTCGGCCCATCACGCTATCGCATCGAGCTTTCCGGCCCTGCCTCCGTGCTCCGCGAGACCCGGCGGTACGGCGTGAACTTCGCGCGGTTCCTCCCCGCGCTCCTCGCGTGCCGCGAGTGGGCCTTGGAGGCGAGTGTGCGGACGCCGTGGGGCCGTCCCGCGCATCTCGCGCTCACGAGCCGCGACGGACTGCACGGTCACCTTCCGTCGCCGGAGGAGTTCGACTCGACCCTGGAGAAGAGCTTCGCCGCGAAGTTCGGCGAGGAACGGGACGGCTGGCGGCTCCATCGCGAGGCAGAGGTCCTCTTCGAGGGCCAGACGGCGTTCGTGCCCGACTTCGCCTTCCGGCACGAGGACGGCACGACGGTACTCTTCGAGATCGTGGGCTACTGGACGCCCGAGTACCTGGCGAAGAAGCGCGAGACCCTGCGCCTCTTCCGCGACCACCGCATCCTCTTGGCCGTGGCCGAGCGATGTCTGCGGCCCGGAGCCTCTGTCCCGGAGGACGTGATCGTGTACAAGGCAGCCATCCGGCTCGCACCCGTCCTGGCCGCCCTCGAACGGATACGGTCGGCGTGCGGCGCAGCTCCGCCCCCCGGACGCCGTTCCCGTTGACCGACGACCCAGGGATCGATCGGGCGCACGTTCGCGGCCCAGGGAGCCACAGGGGCGGCCCCGTGGCCGACGGGGAGGCGGTCTGGAACGCGCTGCCGAGCCGGTTTTCCGCCCGTCTGCCCGGCCCCTCGCCAAGCTGCCGCTGTTGGGGAGTGTTCTTCTTCGGCGGTAGTGTCGAGGGTGTGTGCGAGGGTGTCGAGTGGGCCGCTCCCGGGGGCGGGACCGCAGGGTCGCGGGGGGCAAGGCGTTACGCAGCGGGCTTCGTGGGGCCCGTGGCAGATCCCTTGGGTTTGGGCGGATGTGTGTCTTCTGTTCCTCCTGGGCAGCTCGGCTGTGGTCCCTCTCTGGCCGAAGAGGCACCGCCCCAGGCAAGAGGGCCGAGGGCGGTGCGGCGAGAGGAGGGCTCAGTGGGGTTCAGCTCGCGGGCGGCGTCTCCTGCGGGGTGGTCTCCTGCGGCTGCGCGGGCTGTCGGCGGCGGCGCTTGGGCAGCGCGTCCTGAGGGAAGGCGAGGGTCTGGACGTGGCCCTGGGCCTGCGCCCACTCGAGGAGCATGCGCAGGACGCGGACGATCTGGTCGATGGTCGGCTTCGCCCGCTCACGCCCGTTGGGCTTCTTGAGCAGGGCGTCGCTCTTCAGGAACCGGCCGACGTCGGCGGGGCGGAGCGCCTTGAGGGCCTTGGCCTCGCCGAAGAAGCCGGCGATGACCTCGAGCGCCCTTCCGTAGGTCTTGACCGTGTGCTCGTTCTTGCCCGCCGCCCGCAGGCGCTCCAGGTACTGCGGCGCGGCGTCCTTCAGGGTCAACTGGCTGGGCATGGCGAACTCCTTTCGATTCGTTGTGCCCTGGCCTTGGGTGTGGCGGGCCGCCCCGTCGGCGGCCGCTGAACCACGCCTGTCGTGAACATAGGGGCATGGGGGCGACGAGAAGTCAAGGCGAATGTGACCGGGTGACAGGGATTCCTCATGGCGCTTGAGCGAGCATGGCAGCGGGAGAGAGGAAGAACACGTCCTGCTGGGTGAAGTCGGGAAGGTCGCGGGCGTCGAAGGTCGAGAGGGTGAACGGGTCGAGGTCGAGCATCCGATGCGGCTGGCGCTCGAGGACGGACCGGAGCATCCAGGCTTCGCTGGAGTAGAAGACGGCCCGCAGCTTGGGCGCGTAGGCGGCGTCGAGAGGCATGTCGCCCTTGAGGAGCCGCAGCCTCCCCGGCTCGTCCCGACGGACCCAGGCGGCCGAGGTCGAGCCCGCGCAGAGCGCGAGCATGGACTTGATGTCCTCGTCGTTCTCCGCCCGGTCCACCATGCGGAAGAGGACCTCGGAGTCCACCTCCGCGGCGCGGGGCAGGCGGAGCTTGCGGAAGAGTTCGTCGGCGTTGAGGATGGTCCCGTTGTGCGTGCCCATGCAGAGCGAGGTCAGTACGGGATGATTGTTCGAGTTCCGCTTCTCACTGCCCTGGGTCCTGAAGCGCGTGTGCCCGAGGATCACGGTCACCGCGTTGTCGGGCCGAAGCGTGTGCCAGTAGTTCTCGGCCTGGATCAGGCCGTTCGCAGCGACCGGGCGCTTGA
This DNA window, taken from Planctomycetota bacterium, encodes the following:
- a CDS encoding DUF790 family protein; translated protein: MLTSEQAIVAYEGSRAVPDRLTRRTHAQYEGYARQMLLAYRQGAGKTRRELHRSVEGILANEPDCETRRVQAFCKLLDDASQFDSDPTGRAAKLRLQVFEFAAKLHPLVERRDQLFENTEAEAKARIAEQLGRPWDEIEGSLHADVLDFQCLRAFEPGYADAAALLARYNVAQVQACLYRAEQVIITAGADFKTLLRYAKLAQLLHDLRRLGPSRYRIELSGPASVLRETRRYGVNFARFLPALLACREWALEASVRTPWGRPAHLALTSRDGLHGHLPSPEEFDSTLEKSFAAKFGEERDGWRLHREAEVLFEGQTAFVPDFAFRHEDGTTVLFEIVGYWTPEYLAKKRETLRLFRDHRILLAVAERCLRPGASVPEDVIVYKAAIRLAPVLAALERIRSACGAAPPPGRRSR
- a CDS encoding glucosamine 6-phosphate synthetase, encoding MCGLTGVILGRKRRKRDELVTIRMLFTGLLLLNQKRGHHATGVAVLRKDGSVAVFKRPVAANGLIQAENYWHTLRPDNAVTVILGHTRFRTQGSEKRNSNNHPVLTSLCMGTHNGTILNADELFRKLRLPRAAEVDSEVLFRMVDRAENDEDIKSMLALCAGSTSAAWVRRDEPGRLRLLKGDMPLDAAYAPKLRAVFYSSEAWMLRSVLERQPHRMLDLDPFTLSTFDARDLPDFTQQDVFFLSPAAMLAQAP